In Arachis stenosperma cultivar V10309 chromosome 1, arast.V10309.gnm1.PFL2, whole genome shotgun sequence, one DNA window encodes the following:
- the LOC130933062 gene encoding putative pentatricopeptide repeat-containing protein At1g69350, mitochondrial: MTLYMPLFRTCSTLRSLTQLHAHLIVTGLHNDPLPSTKLIESYYQMGSLHSSRLVFDTHPSPDSFMLGVLIKCYLWNHLFHQVVSLYHSHIHMGSFVFVYPSVLKAVSGVGDLVTGRKVHGTVIKSGLEADAVIGTSLLGMYGELCCLGDAQKVFDEMPHRDLVSWSSVISCYVENGRPSEGLKMFRRMVSEQISPDKITLLSVAEGCAKVGCLRLVKSIHGYAIRSDMAGDASLSNALIIMYGQCGHLRRAEGLFEFLADRNTACWTSMISSYNRNECFRDALASFILMQESQVEPNAVTMINALYSCARLGRLKEGKSVHCFILRKAMDLGDLDLGPPLVEFYAACWEPSSCHKLLYITENIVSWNILISFYAREGLHDNAMVLFANMLGKGLMPDSYSLASSISASAGIGSIEFGQQIHNHAMKRGFIDEFVQNSLIDMYLKCGFADLAYLVFDKITEKSIVTWNCMISGLSQNGLSVAALKLFDQMYFNCLKIDEVTLLCAIQACSNLGYLEEGKWIHHKIIVFGVQSDLYINTALVDMYAKSGDLQTAKRVFDIMPEKSVVTWSAMIAAYGVHGQMIAAGSLFTKMLESGIRPNEVTFMNILSACRHAGSMEAGKFYFNSMRDYGIEPNIEHFASIVDLLSRAGDLDGAHKIIKSMLFPIDSSIWGALLNGCRIHGRKDLIRQINKDLQEISTDDTGYYTLLSNIYAEGGYLQESRAVRTKMEGMGLKKVPGYSTVEVNKKIYRFGAGDASECREIYMFEEHLRSLGQLCDIEGYNSIFSEDYNVKSLQRKASSYICNKLVTL; encoded by the coding sequence ATGACACTCTACATGCCATTGTTCAGGACATGTTCTACCTTAAGATCACTCACCCAACTCCATGCCCATCTTATCGTAACTGGACTCCACAACGACCCACTTCCCTCCACAAAGCTCATTGAGTCATATTATCAAATGGGTTCCCTCCATTCATCAAGGCTTGTTTTTGACACCCACCCATCTCCTGATTCCTTCATGCTAGGTGTCCTCATCAAGTGTTATCTCTGGAACCACCTTTTTCACCAAGTGGTTTCACTCTACCATAGTCACATTCACATGGGTAGCTTCGTTTTTGTGTACCCTTCTGTTCTGAAGGCTGTCTCTGGTGTTGGGGACTTGGTTACTGGAAGAAAGGTCCATGGTACGGTGATTAAGTCCGGCCTCGAAGCAGATGCTGTAATTGGAACCTCGTTGTTGGGTATGTATGGTGAATTGTGCTGTTTGGGTGATGCTCAGAAGGTGTTCGATGAAATGCCTCATAGGGACTTGGTTTCGTGGAGTTCTGTTATCTCTTGTTATGTTGAGAATGGAAGGCCCAGTGAAGGGTTGAAGATGTTTCGCCGGATGGTTTCCGAGCAAATTAGTCCTGACAAGATCACTTTGCTTAGTGTAGCCGAAGGTTGTGCTAAAGTTGGTTGCCTGAGGCTGGTGAAATCAATCCACGGGTATGCAATCAGAAGTGACATGGCTGGTGATGCCAGTTTGAGTAATGCACTTATCATTATGTACGGCCAATGCGGTCACTTGCGAAGAGCAGAAGGGCTCTTTGAATTCCTCGCTGATCGAAATACTGCCTGTTGGACTTCTATGATTTCGTCCTATAATCGAAATGAGTGCTTTAGAGATGCACTTGCGAGTTTTATCCTGATGCAGGAGTCACAAGTGGAACCAAATGCAGTGACAATGATTAATGCTCTGTATTCATGTGCTAGATTAGGCCGGTTGAAAGAGGGGAAGTCAGTTCATTGCTTTATTTTAAGAAAAGCAATGGATTTAGGAGATCTTGATCTCGGTCCTCCGCTAGTGGAGTTTTATGCTGCATGTTGGGAACCAAGTAGTTGTCATAAACTTCTTTATATAACTGAAAATATTGTGTCATGGAATATACTTATATCGTTTTATGCTAGGGAGGGTTTACATGACAATGCAATGGTACTCTTTGCTAATATGTTGGGTAAGGGGTTAATGCCGGACTCATATAGCCTAGCAAGTTCTATTTCAGCAAGTGCAGGCATTGGTTCGATAGAATTCGGACAGCAGATACACAACCATGCCATGAAAAGAGGCTTCATAGATGAATTTGTTCAGAACTCCTTGATAGACATGTATTTAAAATGCGGCTTTGCAGACTTGGCATACCTGGTTTTTGACAAGATTACAGAAAAAAGCATTGTGACATGGAACTGCATGATTTCTGGGCTTTCTCAGAATGGGCTTTCGGTAGCAGCACTCAAACTATTTGATCAGATGTACTTCAATTGTCTGAAAATTGATGAAGTAACCTTGTTATGTGCAATTCAAGCTTGTTCCAATTTGGGCTATCTTGAGGAGGGAAAATGGATTCATCATAAGATCATTGTATTTGGTGTACAGAGTGACCTTTATATTAATACAGCCTTGGTTGATATGTATGCCAAATCTGGAGACCTTCAAACAGCCAAACGAGTTTTCGATATCATGCCAGAGAAAAGCGTGGTGACATGGAGTGCCATGATTGCTGCTTATGGTGTACACGGTCAAATGATTGCGGCTGGTTCACTCTTCACAAAAATGTTAGAGTCAGGCATCAGACCAAATGAAGTAACCTTCATGAATATCTTATCTGCATGCAGGCATGCTGGATCAATGGAGGCTGGAAAATTCTATTTCAACTCGATGAGGGATTATGGCATAGAGCCTAACATAGAACATTTTGCCTCTATAGTCGACCTCCTAAGCCGCGCTGGCGATCTTGATGGAGCgcacaaaataattaaatcaatgCTCTTCCCTATAGATTCTAGCATATGGGGAGCTCTACTTAACGGATGCCGAATTCACGGTAGGAAAGACCTGATTCGACAAATCAACAAAGACCTTCAAGAAATAAGCACAGATGATACAGGGTACTATACGTTGTTATCTAATATATATGCCGAAGGAGGATACCTCCAAGAATCCAGAGCGGTGAGAAcaaagatggaaggaatggGACTAAAGAAAGTTCCTGGGTATAGCACCGTTGAGGTTAATAAGAAAATCTACAGATTTGGAGCTGGGGATGCTTCTGAATGTAGAGAAATTTACATGTTTGAAGAACACTTACGAAGTTTGGGACAACTATGTGACATAGAAGGATATAATAGTATATTTTCTGAGGATTATAATGTTAAGAGCTTGCAGAGAAAAGCTAGTAGTTATATTTGCAATAAATTGGTCACACTTTAG